GCACCAAGCGCTTCCCGAAGAACGCCCTGGTCGACTACCTGCAAAGCATCGGGGTGAAATTCGGGCAACACCTGAATGCCTATACCAGCTTTGATGAAACGGTCTATTTCCTTCCCATCCCGTCAGACGATCCGCAGAAACTGGAGAAAGGTTTCCAGATCATCGAAGACTGGGCTTTTAATGCCAACCTCACTCCGGAGGAGATCGACAAGGAGCGGGGCGTGGTGTTGGAAGAATACCGCCTCGGACTCGGCGCCGACAAGCGGATGGAAGACCGTTACCTTCCTAAAATGCTCTACAAATCACGGCATGCCGAGCGTCTTCCCATCGGAAAAAAAGAGATTCTCCAGAATTTTACCTACGATAAAATCGTCAATTTCCACAAAGACTGGTACCGCCCGGATCTGATGGCGGTGATCGTCGTTGGCGATATCGACGTGGATGCGATGGAAAAGAAAGTAAAAGAACACTTCGCTTCCTACGCCAATCCGAAGAAGGAGCGGCCGCGGCAGGTCTACAGCCTTCCAAACCACAAGGAGACCTTCGTGTGCATCGAAAGCGACAAAGAAGCATCGGGCACGCAGATCCAGTTGATGTATAAGGATTACGATGTCAAGAAGCCGCAGGTGACCATCGCCGACGGCCGTAAGGATTTTATCGAAGGCCTTTATGCTACTATGCTCAACAACCGCCTACAGGAGCTGACGAATTCGCCGACCCCGCCGTTCACCTACGGATTTTCGTACCACGGCGGCACCTATGCCCGCGACAAAGAAGCCTACCAATCGTTTGCGATGGTAGAGGAAGACAAGGTGCTGCCGGCCCTCAAGACACTCGCCCTTGAAAACGCCCGCGCCCAAAAATACGGATTTACCCAGTCGGAGCTTGACCGCGCAAAATCAGAGATTATGGTCCAATACGAAAGTGCCTACAAAGACCGCAACAAGTCGGAATCGGCGAACTTCGTAAGCGAATACCAGTCGCACTTCCTTGAGCAAACGCCGTCGCCGGGTATCGAGTGGAATTACGAAGCCATCAAGCAGTTGCTGCCGGGCGTTACGCTCGAAGAGGTCAATGCTGCCGCCAAAGGCTATGTGAAAGACGACAACCGCGTGATCGTGATAACCGGACCGGAAAAAGACGGACTGAAGAAAGTGACCGAAGCGGAAGTCCTGGCGGCACTCGCCATCAACGATGCCGAAGTCACGCCGTATGAAGATGTGGCCATCGCCCAAAGCCTTCTCCGCAATCCGGTGAAAGCCGGCTCGGTGGTAAAAAAAGAAACCGACGAGAAAATCGGAGCCGTCACCCTCACGCTGTCTAATGGTGCCAAAGTGACCTACAAAAAGACCGATTTCAAAAACGATGAAGTCATGATGGAAGGCATTAGCCTCGGAGGATCGAATTTCTTCACCGACGACGAGATGAAGAAAACCCAGTTCGCCATGGGCGCGCTCACCGAAGCGGGCTTCTCCGGACTAAAAGTAAACGACATCAACAAGTTCATGTCGGGCAAGATTGCCGGTGCGTCACCCTATGTATCGGCGGCTACCGAAGGCATCCGGGGTTCCGCGACACCGAAAGACCTTGAATACCTCTTCCAGATGGTCTATGCCTACTTCACCGATCTTAACCTCGACAAAGAGGCGTTCGATGGCTACCGCCAGAAGCAATCGGCGTTCTACAAGAACATGATGTCGGAGCCGACCATGTACTTCCAACAGGAATTCTATACCTACCTGAACTCGCAAAACCCGCGTTTCAACGGTATCGTTCCGACTGACAAAACCTGGGATGCCACCGATTACGAACTGGCCTATCGCAAGTATAAAGAGCGTTTCGCCGATGCCGGTGACTTCCATTTCTATTTCGTAGGCAACATCGACGATGCAGCGATCGAAGCGTTCGCCGCGCAATACCTGGCGTCGCTGCCGTCAAAAGGTACGCACGAACAGCCGAAAGACCCGGGCTACCGCTTCATCCGCGGCGATCTCAAAAAGGTGGTCAACAAAGGGCAGGATCCGAAGAGTACGGTCAACATCATGTACTATGGTGACACCACCTATTCTCCGAAGGAAGCCTTCGCTCTGCAGGCGCTCGGCGAGGTACTTACCATCAAACTGATCGAGGAACTCCGCGAAAATGAAAGCGGCGTATACGGCATCAGCGCCCGCGGCGGCATGAACAAAGTGCCGTATGGCAGCTATAACTTCAACATTTCATTCCCATGCGGACCCGAAAATGCCGAGAAACTGACCGCTTCCGCCCTGCGCGAGTTGCAGAAGATCATCGACAAGGGTCCGGAAGAAAAAGACCTCGTGAAATTCCGCGAAGCCGAACTGCTGGAATACAAGAAGAACGCAAAAGAAAACCGCTTCTGGCTGACGAACTTCACGCGTTCGTATATCAACGGCGTGTCACCGGCCGACGTGCTCGAGACCGAGAAGAAGATCAATTCGATTACGGCGGCCGACCTGCAGGCCGTCGCCAAAAAATACCTGACGAAAGAGAAAATCATCGGAATGCTCCTGCCCGAGAAGAGCTGATTGTTGATGGCCCTTTACAAGAAAAGCCTGTCCGTTTCGGATGGGCTTTTTTTTAGTTGGCAGTAGTTAGTAGTTAGTAGTCAGTTGGCAGTGGGTCCGTCGTGTTTACAACCTCCAAGGTTTGCGAAGGAGGAGCAAGGAGCAAGTGCACGTCGTATCCTCGCCCGTCCTTCTAACCTGCAAGGTTTCCAAAACATTGTAGGTTTTTGGTTTTATGTACGGAGGTAGGGTTTTTCGGGCGTGCCGGCGCCTTCGTAGTAGGCAGTGGGCAGTAGCAGTAGGCAGTATGGGGTCCTTCAACCATCCGCAGGGCGCCGTCGGGCTGTCCGCTATAGCCACTTGCCCTCAGTTGGTTTTGCACCGTCGCCGTTCGCTTCCTCCGGTCGCACCCGCCTGCCGGCAAAACCCGCCTTCGCGCTGCGCGGCTGCCGCTGCCATCCCTCACGCGGGATCAGTCGCAGTCACAGATTACATCACTGGCCGACCCCACTTTCAACACTGAACCAGTACTCTGAACCCTGAACTATGAACTATGAACCCTGAACTCTAAACCCTTAAACACCACCGGTATCACTTCACCCTTCGCCAATCCGTATCGTTCGACGAGTTCGGGTGCAATACGTGTGGTATAATCTTCTTCCACCACCCGGAAGCCGATGCTGCGCAATTTGTCGAAGTAATCACGGCCATACACCCGCACGTGGTCATACTGGCCAAAAATGCGCGCGCGTTCTTTCGGATCGGTAATCGAATCGTCTTCAAAGGTCGTGGCGCGCGACAAATCCTGTGGTATCTGGAAAATGCCCATGCCGCCGGGTTTCATCACCCGGAACAATTCCTGCATGGCTTTTGTATCGTCGGGGATGTGCTCAAGCACGTGGTTACAAAGGATAAGGTCGTAGGTGTCATCAGCAAACGGCAGGTTGCAGATATCTGCCTTTACGTCCGCCAAGGGCGACAATAAATCGGTTGTCGTATAGTCCAGATTCGACATGCCGCGGAAACGTTTGTAGAAAGCCTGCTCAGGCGCAAAGTGCAGTACCTTCTTTCGTGCCGTGAAAAAGTCAGTTTCGTTTTGAAGGTATAACCACAACAAGCGATGGCGTTCCAGCGACAGGGTTCCGGGCGCCAGTACATTGCTGCGCTGGTGTCCGTAGCCATACGGCAGGAAACTTTTATAGCTTTTCCCGTCGATAGGGTCGGTGAAACGGTCGCCTTTCATCCATACCGCCAAAAGCGGACGCGCCAGATAGCTCAGCCGGATCAGCAAAGGCCGTGGCACCGTATTCAGCAGGAAACGGAAAATCTTTTTCAAATCACCAGGGGTTTTTGACGGAACTCGTTCTCTTCATCCGATTCGATGCCCAGGGCTTTGTATACATAGGCGAAGGTCGAAAGCAACTCCGGTTTCCCGTTGACCAATGCCACGTTGTGTTCGAAATGGGCGCTTGGTTTCTTGTCAGCCGTCACGATGGTCCATCCGTCTTTCAACGTCCGGATGTTTCGGGTGCCCATGTTGATCATCGGTTCGATGGCCACGACCATTCCTTCCACAAAGAGCTTCCCGCGACCGCGTTTGCCGTAGTTCGGCATTTCCGGTTCTTCGTGCATCTTTTCCCCAATACCATGGCCCACCAGCTCGCGCACAACGCCATAGCCAAATGATTCGGTATATTTCTGGATGGCGTTACCCACGTCTTCCACCCGGTTGCCGGCCCTGAATTCGCGTATGCCGATATAAAGGGATTCTTTGGTAACCTGCAACAGTTTGCGCGTCGCCGGCTCTACTTCACCAATTTCGAAGGTGTAGGCATGGTCGCCGTAGTAGCCGTTCTTCAACGCACCACAGTCGACCGATACGATGTCGCCTTCCTCAATCGGGCGGTGCGTAGGTAAGCCATGCACGACCTGCTCGTTAACGCTGGTCAGCAAGGTCGACGGGCAGCCGTAAAGTCCGAGAAAACCAGGCACAGCGCCCTGGTCGCGGATAAAGGCCTCCGCCATTTTATCAAGTTCGAGTGTTGTAATACCCGGACGTATCTCCTGGGCAATCATGCCAAGCGTTTTCGATACGATCAGCGCACTTTCGCGCATCAGTTCGATTTCCTCGGCTGTCTTTGGGATAATCATGCGAATGGATTCAGGCTGCAAAAGTACGATTTTCCGAATTATCGCTTGAGGGCGAAATGGCTTCGGAATTCTTTCGTGATA
This genomic interval from Flavobacterium sp. HJ-32-4 contains the following:
- the map gene encoding type I methionyl aminopeptidase produces the protein MIIPKTAEEIELMRESALIVSKTLGMIAQEIRPGITTLELDKMAEAFIRDQGAVPGFLGLYGCPSTLLTSVNEQVVHGLPTHRPIEEGDIVSVDCGALKNGYYGDHAYTFEIGEVEPATRKLLQVTKESLYIGIREFRAGNRVEDVGNAIQKYTESFGYGVVRELVGHGIGEKMHEEPEMPNYGKRGRGKLFVEGMVVAIEPMINMGTRNIRTLKDGWTIVTADKKPSAHFEHNVALVNGKPELLSTFAYVYKALGIESDEENEFRQKPLVI
- a CDS encoding pitrilysin family protein — translated: MKQLHKTWLFLLALPLCAGAQELKPDTKIPFDPAVRTGKLKNGLTYYIRRNTKPENKVDLRLVVNAGSLMENDDQQGLAHFMEHMNFNGTKRFPKNALVDYLQSIGVKFGQHLNAYTSFDETVYFLPIPSDDPQKLEKGFQIIEDWAFNANLTPEEIDKERGVVLEEYRLGLGADKRMEDRYLPKMLYKSRHAERLPIGKKEILQNFTYDKIVNFHKDWYRPDLMAVIVVGDIDVDAMEKKVKEHFASYANPKKERPRQVYSLPNHKETFVCIESDKEASGTQIQLMYKDYDVKKPQVTIADGRKDFIEGLYATMLNNRLQELTNSPTPPFTYGFSYHGGTYARDKEAYQSFAMVEEDKVLPALKTLALENARAQKYGFTQSELDRAKSEIMVQYESAYKDRNKSESANFVSEYQSHFLEQTPSPGIEWNYEAIKQLLPGVTLEEVNAAAKGYVKDDNRVIVITGPEKDGLKKVTEAEVLAALAINDAEVTPYEDVAIAQSLLRNPVKAGSVVKKETDEKIGAVTLTLSNGAKVTYKKTDFKNDEVMMEGISLGGSNFFTDDEMKKTQFAMGALTEAGFSGLKVNDINKFMSGKIAGASPYVSAATEGIRGSATPKDLEYLFQMVYAYFTDLNLDKEAFDGYRQKQSAFYKNMMSEPTMYFQQEFYTYLNSQNPRFNGIVPTDKTWDATDYELAYRKYKERFADAGDFHFYFVGNIDDAAIEAFAAQYLASLPSKGTHEQPKDPGYRFIRGDLKKVVNKGQDPKSTVNIMYYGDTTYSPKEAFALQALGEVLTIKLIEELRENESGVYGISARGGMNKVPYGSYNFNISFPCGPENAEKLTASALRELQKIIDKGPEEKDLVKFREAELLEYKKNAKENRFWLTNFTRSYINGVSPADVLETEKKINSITAADLQAVAKKYLTKEKIIGMLLPEKS
- a CDS encoding class I SAM-dependent methyltransferase, giving the protein MKKIFRFLLNTVPRPLLIRLSYLARPLLAVWMKGDRFTDPIDGKSYKSFLPYGYGHQRSNVLAPGTLSLERHRLLWLYLQNETDFFTARKKVLHFAPEQAFYKRFRGMSNLDYTTTDLLSPLADVKADICNLPFADDTYDLILCNHVLEHIPDDTKAMQELFRVMKPGGMGIFQIPQDLSRATTFEDDSITDPKERARIFGQYDHVRVYGRDYFDKLRSIGFRVVEEDYTTRIAPELVERYGLAKGEVIPVVFKGLEFRVHSS